A part of Spodoptera frugiperda isolate SF20-4 chromosome 25, AGI-APGP_CSIRO_Sfru_2.0, whole genome shotgun sequence genomic DNA contains:
- the LOC118266889 gene encoding proton-coupled amino acid transporter-like protein CG1139 isoform X2, producing the protein MTHMVKGCVGAGLLAMPNAFYRLGLIIGSIGVIFLGVFATYCIQILIIGQYIICKKHKVGYMSYPMSMRLALQSGPPSMRWSANLFAVAVDAFLIIWQIGVCAIFLVFVAENLKQFIEFCGGSMPVRLIILCLYPVLVMICLIKDLKLLAPLSTFSNLCNAVGLVLIFFYLAQGSLVFKESMLEMQSLVDIPVFIGIVLYALEAVGVVLALERNMENPKDFTGLFGLFSIGMAIIVVMYMILGIFGYIKYGDEIKASITLNLPQKEKKAQAAKLAFAATIFTSFPLQNFVAWQILWGILQKKYPSSAMDYGLRVGCATIPFAMAVAAPSLGPFIGLIGSLCLSTAAIMFPAIIDICVFYPDQYGPAKYKLFSDIFIIIFGIFCCFSGVYTSLLEMVDSLS; encoded by the exons ATGACGCATATGGTGAAAGGCTGTGTCGGCGCTGGCTTGCTGGCGATGCCCAACGCCTTCTACCGCCTGGGTCTAATAATTGGCAGTATCGGTGTTATATTCTTAGGAGTCTTTGCTACATACTGTATACAAATTCTG ATCATTGGGCAGTACATAATCTGCAAGAAGCACAAAGTGGGCTACATGTCGTATCCTATGAGTATGAGGCTGGCACTGCAGAGTGGCCCTCCGTCGATGCGCTGGTCTGCCAACTTATTTGCCGTAGCTGTGGACGCATTTCTCATTATTTGGCAAATAGGAGTTTGCGCTATATTTTTGGTGTTTGTCgctgaaaatttaaaacag TTCATAGAATTTTGCGGAGGCAGCATGCCAGTGAGGTTGATTATCTTGTGTTTGTATCCTGTCCTGGTGATGATATGTCTGATAAAGGATTTAAAACTGTTGGCGCCACTATCTACATTTTCCAATCTTTGCAATGCCGTCGGGCTagttcttatatttttttacttggcACAAGGAAGTCTCGTCTTCAAAGAATCCATGTTGGAGATGCAATCATTAGTTGACATCCCCGTGTTCATTGGTATAGTGCTGTATGCGCTGGAGGCCGTGGGAGTG GTTCTGGCGCTCGAGCGCAACATGGAGAATCCGAAGGATTTCACGGGATTATTTGGACTTTTCAGCATCGGTATGGCTATTATTGTCGTCATGTACATGATTCTGGGCATTTTTGGATACATCAAGTACGGAGATGAAATTAAAGCATCCATTACGCTCAATCTGCCGCAAAAAGAGAA GAAGGCGCAAGCAGCTAAGTTAGCATTTGCTGCAACAATATTCACATCATTTCCTCTACAAAACTTTGTGGCTTGGCAAATCCTCTGGGGAATACTGCAAAAGAAGTACCCATCATCCGCGATGGACTATGGACTTCGTGTGGGGTGTGCCACAATTCCAT TTGCAATGGCGGTCGCGGCGCCCTCGCTTGGCCCGTTCATTGGACTGATTGGGTCACTCTGCCTGTCTACTGCGGCGATCATGTTCCCAGCCATTATCGACATCTGTGTATTCTACCCCGACCAGTACGGCCCTGCTAAATACAAATTGTTCTCGGATATCTTCATCATAATATTTGGTATCTTCTGTTGTTTCTCTGGCGTTTACACCAGCCTACTTGAAATGGTTGACAGCCTGAGCTAA
- the LOC118266889 gene encoding proton-coupled amino acid transporter-like protein CG1139 isoform X1 — translation MFTSSARSEDYDPHRHRNVEKPTSYAETMTHMVKGCVGAGLLAMPNAFYRLGLIIGSIGVIFLGVFATYCIQILIIGQYIICKKHKVGYMSYPMSMRLALQSGPPSMRWSANLFAVAVDAFLIIWQIGVCAIFLVFVAENLKQFIEFCGGSMPVRLIILCLYPVLVMICLIKDLKLLAPLSTFSNLCNAVGLVLIFFYLAQGSLVFKESMLEMQSLVDIPVFIGIVLYALEAVGVVLALERNMENPKDFTGLFGLFSIGMAIIVVMYMILGIFGYIKYGDEIKASITLNLPQKEKKAQAAKLAFAATIFTSFPLQNFVAWQILWGILQKKYPSSAMDYGLRVGCATIPFAMAVAAPSLGPFIGLIGSLCLSTAAIMFPAIIDICVFYPDQYGPAKYKLFSDIFIIIFGIFCCFSGVYTSLLEMVDSLS, via the exons GTACGCGGAGACCATGACGCATATGGTGAAAGGCTGTGTCGGCGCTGGCTTGCTGGCGATGCCCAACGCCTTCTACCGCCTGGGTCTAATAATTGGCAGTATCGGTGTTATATTCTTAGGAGTCTTTGCTACATACTGTATACAAATTCTG ATCATTGGGCAGTACATAATCTGCAAGAAGCACAAAGTGGGCTACATGTCGTATCCTATGAGTATGAGGCTGGCACTGCAGAGTGGCCCTCCGTCGATGCGCTGGTCTGCCAACTTATTTGCCGTAGCTGTGGACGCATTTCTCATTATTTGGCAAATAGGAGTTTGCGCTATATTTTTGGTGTTTGTCgctgaaaatttaaaacag TTCATAGAATTTTGCGGAGGCAGCATGCCAGTGAGGTTGATTATCTTGTGTTTGTATCCTGTCCTGGTGATGATATGTCTGATAAAGGATTTAAAACTGTTGGCGCCACTATCTACATTTTCCAATCTTTGCAATGCCGTCGGGCTagttcttatatttttttacttggcACAAGGAAGTCTCGTCTTCAAAGAATCCATGTTGGAGATGCAATCATTAGTTGACATCCCCGTGTTCATTGGTATAGTGCTGTATGCGCTGGAGGCCGTGGGAGTG GTTCTGGCGCTCGAGCGCAACATGGAGAATCCGAAGGATTTCACGGGATTATTTGGACTTTTCAGCATCGGTATGGCTATTATTGTCGTCATGTACATGATTCTGGGCATTTTTGGATACATCAAGTACGGAGATGAAATTAAAGCATCCATTACGCTCAATCTGCCGCAAAAAGAGAA GAAGGCGCAAGCAGCTAAGTTAGCATTTGCTGCAACAATATTCACATCATTTCCTCTACAAAACTTTGTGGCTTGGCAAATCCTCTGGGGAATACTGCAAAAGAAGTACCCATCATCCGCGATGGACTATGGACTTCGTGTGGGGTGTGCCACAATTCCAT TTGCAATGGCGGTCGCGGCGCCCTCGCTTGGCCCGTTCATTGGACTGATTGGGTCACTCTGCCTGTCTACTGCGGCGATCATGTTCCCAGCCATTATCGACATCTGTGTATTCTACCCCGACCAGTACGGCCCTGCTAAATACAAATTGTTCTCGGATATCTTCATCATAATATTTGGTATCTTCTGTTGTTTCTCTGGCGTTTACACCAGCCTACTTGAAATGGTTGACAGCCTGAGCTAA